The DNA sequence tttcattgtaGAGCCATGCAGCTGTTGGGTGGGGGGGAATGGGTTGGCAAtagaagaagataaaagcatttgggtattttaataatataagaCTGAAATGTTTCTTCAATTAGTAAAATAGTTCTCAATGAATCTAACTCAATATAAATCCAAGTAAAGAAGAACTTATAATATAATAGTTAATAAGTCGGTACGGTGCGGCGCTGACTCACAGGTAGACGAGCAGCATGGCGCCGACCACCATGACGAAGCGGCTGAAGGAAGAGTAGAAGTAGACGATGCTGAGCAGGACGCCGGCTCGGGACACCGTGTAGAGCCAGTCCAGCCAATCGCGGTTCAGCTCGTCCTCGTTCATCACCGCCCCCCCCTGAGCGTTCATCTGGATGTTGGGGTTGGCCGGCCGGTTCTCCGGTAAAGGGTTGGGCGCCGGGTTCGGACCCAGCGGGGGTTGAACCGCTTCGTTGGGCTGGGCGGGCTGAAGGGGCgacggggaggggggggggtggaggggaggtgCTCCGAGGCTGAGAGGCGGCGACTGCTGCTTGACTGAGAGGAAGAAGCAGGGAGGACAAGTAGATTAGAAACACTGAGggatatatttattatatatttattatagtttagttattattataactataaCTTATTATTGTTATACTGGTTTAGTCATCTCTGCCCCTCCTGGAGCTGCTGCCTTGCCACATAGATGATAAGCTCCGAGGGTTAGGGctgggaaggagggggggggggggttagggttagggctgggaaggaggaggggggggtggtggggggggctgggaaggagggggggggggtggtggggggggcatGTGATGTCTATAAtggaatgaatgtgtttatcTTATCTActctattatattttatattatctaCTTTTATCTActctatgttttatattttattctattattattatttctattctattactatctatatatacatgtcttaatatatatatatataataatctatatatatatattaagatatgtatatataataatctCTATATCTTTCTTAACTCATTGGCTGCCAGCCATTTTCAGAGCAGAGCTCCGAATTGCTTCGATTGACTCTTATCTTTGTCTGTCGTGCTTTTTCATGACCAACgctaacgctaacgctaacGCTCCTCTAGGAAGATAGAAGTTCGACCACTTAAGTGATTTTAACTGATTaacctgtatatatatatatattctatatatatatatataagactGTATATAAGGATAGACGTCATGACAGCTGGATCGCCCTCtagtggctggctgcagtatagcTCCTCCATGTTCGGGAGGGTCAGGTTGTTCCTGATGAGGTCGTTTTTAATTAGTTGTTTGATGATGTAATAAAAGGGGGTGTGACATGATGATTGACGGCTGTGACAGCCGCTCACAAACCTCAAAATGACTCAAACAAGCGAGGTGGCCGCTGTTGGAGTGtcgtccatctttatatacaaatatataatatatgtcatTATCAAAGTTCAAAGAGAGCAAGAAAATAATCTTTATAGGTAATtatatgaatattattatattataatattaattatatgaatattattatattataatattaattatatgaaTGAATAGTTACTGACTTACAAACCGCtagtttaaatgattattaatgaacagctcatcattcacacacacacatatacattctGTCCTTGatgaaccctgaggaaccctgaggaaccctgaggaaccctgaggaaccctCATGAACCCTGatgaaccctgaggaaccctcatgaaccctgaggaaccctgGTGAACCCTGATGAACCCTGGTGAACCCTGatgaaccctgaggaaccctgGTGAACCCTGATGAACCCTGGTGAACCCTGATGAACCCTGGTGAACCCTGatgaaccctgaggaaccctgATGAACCCTGGTGAACCCTGATGAACCCTGatgaaccctgaggaaccctgGTGAACCCTGATGAACCCTGGTGAACCCTGatgaaccctgaggaaccctgATGAACCCTGGTGAACCCTGATGAACCCTGATGAACCCTGATGAACCCTGAGGAACCTTGATGAACCCTGAGGAACCTTGatgaaccctgaggaaccctgaggaaccctgGTGAACCCTGATGAACCCTGGTGAACCCTGATGAACCCTGATGAACCCTGAGGAACCTTGatgaaccctgaggaaccctgaggaaccctgAGGAACCTTGATGAACCCTGATGAACCCTGAGGAACCTTGATGAACCCTGATGAACCCTGATGAACCCTGAGGAACCTTGATGAACCCTGatgaaccctgaggaaccctgaggaaccctgaggaaccctgAGGAGGACAAACACACGTTAACTTACTACTGCATGTAGTAGTGGCGCGCGTACATCTGCTGCCACCACAGCATCTGCATGGGCAGGTacatggggtggggggggcatgTTGGCGGGGAGGCCGTCCTGTAACGGGACCTGGGCTCCGTCTGGCCTGTGGAAGAAAGTACACGTTACTCATGTCCCATCATAGGACCCGGACCCTAACccggaccctaaccctatcataggaccctaaccctaatcattACTAATGTCCTATCATAGGACCCGGACCCTAACCcggaccctaacccagaccctaacccggaccctaaccctatcatAGGACccggaccctaaccctaatcattACTAATGTCCTATCATAGGACCCGGACCCTAACCCCAACAtaggaccctaacccagaaAATAACTctcaaatgtgatttaatgcttttcttttctatgtGTGGAGGGTCCGGGTTAGGGTCCGGGTCCTATGATAGGGTCCGGGTCCTatgatagggttagggttagggtccggGTTAGGGTCCTATGATAAGACATcattaagggttagggttagggtcctatgATAGGACATcattaagggttagggttaggagtaATTTAGTATCTTTGGGTGTTGGACGGTGTCCAACTAACTCTAACCCTCCGTATACtaatactaaccctaaccctatctgCATGATTAtatatagggttagggtccggGTACACCTTTATACACCTCATCATTAAGTTCAGCCTCTTCCTTTCCCCTCAGAGTTTATTATACTTTCCTTTATGCTTTACAATAACtgtatatattaaaacatatttattatacTCTAGTACTTCTCTAGTTTTATTGTAGCTATACACTCAAGTATATTATCACTAAGTACTGGTactactttttctttaatttcctgtaaatcgctttttttacttactttttatttattgttctgtaTTAATGCTCTTTCTATTAATGCTCTTTCTATTAATGCTCTTTCTATTAATGCTCTTTCTATTAATGCTCTTTCCACTTTGTGGGACTAATAATAAACTTATCCTAAATGATGACCTCGTCTTGTCAGACTGAGCTTACCACTGAGGGACTCCAGGAGGGCTCTGAGGGTTGTACTGGGGGAAGCCGCCGCGATACCTCAACCCATCATAACTTCCtggcacagaagaagaagaagaggaggaggaggaggaagaggaggctggCTGGTTGTCCTGATTTGGAGAGGAGGCAGGAGACGCTGAGCCTGCACTGTCTGAACTCTGTGACGAAACATGAACACCAATCAGAAGTTGAGTTTAGTATAAAGACCAAAAGAGGATTTCCTAAAAGCAAGTAAACGTGTATTTGGGTCGGTGGTGCAAACTGAGGCTGAAAACGTTCCactacatgaacacacagagagggggggggggaggggtacTGTGTGAGGCCCTTACAGGagcaggtcagtgtgtgtgtgtgtgtgtgtgtgtgtgtgtgtgtgtgtgtgtgtgtcggtctACTCACGCTGGAGTCAGAAGCTGCAGAGTTGGCCATGGAGGGGCTCCGGGGCACGGGCGAGCCGGGGGGACTGTGAGAGGTACACACTAAATGCATCATGTGGTATCCATCCTGCTGCGGGTCGACGAGGTCAGGACACGAGCccgaaaggagagaaagagaaggaggaggaagaggaagaggaggaggaagaggaggaaaaggcagtaacaaaaggagagagagagggagagacaaagcaagaaacagagagagagagagagagagagagagagagagagagagagagagagacacagagagagagagagagagagagaaagagagagagagagagagagacagagagacagagagagagagagagagagagagagagagagagagagagaggattagTATGGAACTGACCAGAACTCAGTCACACAATACTCACCCTGTGtttgaaaaacacatcagatcAGCTATTGTTCCCCTCAAGCGGCTGTTTCAGTTCCcccacagcaaacacacacacacacacacacacacacacacacacacacacacacacatacacacacacacacacacatacacacacacacatacatacatacacacacacacacatacacacacacacacacacacacacacacacacatacacatacacacacacacacacacacacacacacacacacaacacacacacacacaggaggacaGATGACCAACTACCTGTCGGACCAGTATTTCTCTAGTTTCTTTGTGGCTGTAAATGTCTTTATGCCTTTATTTTGTAAAGAGGAAGTTAAGATAATTTAAACCTACAagcactcactcagtcagtcagtcagtacagTGGGTAGGGTTAGTAAAGtaaataagggttagggttagtaaagTAAATAAGCTATAACTGGAGGGCAGGAGCCTGTCTGAACTTACTGCTTATTTTAGTCCAGCTTttagtttcctgtctctctttctattgTTCTGTACTCGGTTGTTTTATCTGTTTAATCATCCCCTGATATTTTCTTCTAATGTAAAGCACATCGAGTTGCccttgtgtatgaaatgtgttatatataaataaagccgCCTTGCCTTGCTGTGTCTTCATTACTCCTGTTTTAttcaaacatgtaaaacatactGTGTGACGCTCATTATGTGAGGGTTTAGTCAGTTATATGTAAATCAGGGCTCCTGGATGTGCATGACTCAACAATAAGTGAAAACAAGGCTCATTAATTGAAATGTACCATTAGATcctttaaatgcaaataatttAGTTAATGATGAATGTTTGCTGAATGCATTCAACATAAAGTTATACTTGTTGAGGTCAAGGAGCTGAAACCACAATCTTCAAGTTTTTAAGCTaaattaatgataatgatgatgactgGAACATAAACATCTGAAATGAATCTAAAAGGAACTATTTATGAGTTTAGCCACCTCCGCGTTATTAACATGGAGAAACTTTTAAATTAATGATGAACAGACAACATCAATTTaacaggcggggagctccggtccaaccaggaagtgacttagagctgcattctatcaaaaggccaccagggggcgaccgtctccatacaagtcaatggagaagtaacttagagctgcattctatcaaaaggccaccagggggcgaccgtctctatacaagtcaatggagaagtaacttagagctgcattctatcaaaaggccaccagggggcgaccgtctctatacaagtcaatggagaagtaatttagagctgcattctatcaaaaggccaccagggggcgaccgtctctatacaagtcaatggagaagtaacttagagctgcattctatcaaaaggccaccagggggcgaccgtctctatacaagtcaatggagaagtaacttagagctgcattctatcaaaaggccaccagggggcgaccgtctctatacaagtcaatggagaattcaccaacttctcacttgatttctaacctcagtaaacgttttcaaaatgtgtttatggtctcaatcgctagtttaaagccttcttcaatgcagtatgatgttcatttgggacattttggcctccctgattttatatgtgacgataaagcagggtatgcattagggcgtggctacgtcatgattgaccctaaccctaaattcTATCCATGTGAAATATTACTCACACAAAACCCCAACAAACAACCCTTCAGTCAGTCTTACCTTTCTAAGCACGTCTCGGAGCTGCAGGTGGTCTTGAAGGAGCCTCCCTGAGTACACCAGCCGCTGGTCTTTGGACAGCTACGACACAAACACCAGTAGAGACATTGTGAGACAcggaaaatgtgttttcattccTTATTTAGATCACTGACTCCTACTGGAACATCTAACAGCCTTGTCTTTGCAGTGTAAGGAtgtctttgtttgtctttatttctaACATCTCAAATTGGACATGAAGTCTTGCAGCTTTTCCCTCAGACATAAACTTGCAGCagtgggagggttagggttagggttagggttagggtcagggcctacccctacccctacccctacccctaaccctaactcatcatagagagggttagggttggggttaggggtaggggtaTGGGGTAGGGGCtaggggtaggggtaggggttagggttaccctccAGAGCTAAAATTAACCCCCAAACATACAAATGCTTCAAATGTTTCCaaagtcaagaatgaactttaaaCCTCAACTTTTAAGCTTCTACCTGGACGATAGAAGCTCTCTGATATTTGTGCCATGAAAACTTTTAACGACTGTACTGGCTATTAAAGATTATACGATATGATGGAAAGTATAAAAGAGGACCTTGCAGTGAGACTCAGGTGCAGAGTGATAAATGAACCACCTCTATAAATACAGtctgcctttcaaaataaaataccattcTCCACCAGGCTCAGTATGTTTACAGTAAACAGtctgcctttcaaaataaaataccaccAGGCTCAAATGCTTTTTAGTTTGAAGCTGTGAGAAGATTTTAAAAACGTGTcgttgttttaaccctcctgttgtcctcaggtcaaatatgtatattatatt is a window from the Scomber japonicus isolate fScoJap1 chromosome 10, fScoJap1.pri, whole genome shotgun sequence genome containing:
- the LOC128366258 gene encoding LOW QUALITY PROTEIN: homocysteine-responsive endoplasmic reticulum-resident ubiquitin-like domain member 2 protein (The sequence of the model RefSeq protein was modified relative to this genomic sequence to represent the inferred CDS: inserted 2 bases in 1 codon; deleted 1 base in 1 codon) — protein: MDSGAADSPVTLVLKAPNQKYEDQTIRCFLNWTVEKLKTHISHVYPSKPLSKDQRLVYSGRLLQDHLQLRDVLRKQDGYHMMHLVCTSHSPPGSPVPRSPSMANSAASDSSSSDSAGSASPASSPNQDNQPASSSSSSSSSSSSVPGSYDGLRYRGGFPQYNPQSPPGVPQWPDGAQVPLQDGLPANMPPHPMYLPMQMLWWQQMYARHYYMQYQAAVAASQPRSTSPPPPPXSPSPLQPAQPNEAVQPPLGPNPAPNPLPENRPANPNIQMNAQGGAVMNEDELNRDWLDWLYTVSRAGVLLSIVYFYSSFSRFVMVVGAMLLVYLHQAGWFPFRPEQQNFRGGERPAAPQEEAERHQDIQEMERLMDEGIDDDDSGEEGGGGGGGGGAGGGGAGGGGGGPDDLAAAPAAVLPEPNFLTTAWSFISTFFTSLIPEGRPHPAN